The Roseofilum casamattae BLCC-M143 genome has a segment encoding these proteins:
- a CDS encoding PRC-barrel domain-containing protein, with protein MISEKISQRSDFLGTQVIARSTGRRLGVVSQLWVDIDQREVVAVSLRDNLITGTLAGIPRYMYLSYVRQVGDVILVDDEEVLEDINVEVYGSLIGSEVITESGEPLGRVRGYRFDTETYQVTSLIVASIGLPLIPEQVVSTYELTIDQIVSSGPNRLIVFEGAEDQMVQLSVGVLERLGVAQPPWERDGAEPHVMPTIDTDKQLPTGTPLPAPEPRQDREPVMEEAWSDDNYEETQPEPMRRFEQPQPRYEEANWGDEADDDDYREPSYTINPPEPEETPKESAYEPSYTELKEDAWADDGNDDLYDRPKVNIPEPVKNPEYEG; from the coding sequence ATGATATCGGAAAAAATCAGCCAACGCTCTGACTTCCTTGGAACCCAAGTCATCGCCCGCAGTACGGGGAGACGCTTGGGAGTCGTCAGCCAACTGTGGGTCGATATTGACCAGCGCGAAGTTGTCGCCGTCAGCCTGCGAGATAATCTCATCACAGGGACTCTGGCCGGAATTCCTCGCTATATGTACCTCAGCTACGTTCGCCAAGTAGGGGATGTCATCCTCGTTGATGATGAAGAAGTCCTCGAAGACATCAATGTAGAGGTATACGGCAGCCTGATTGGTAGCGAAGTGATTACCGAATCTGGGGAACCTCTCGGCCGGGTTAGAGGCTACCGCTTCGATACGGAAACCTATCAAGTCACCTCTCTGATCGTTGCCTCCATTGGTTTGCCGCTCATTCCGGAACAAGTCGTCAGCACCTACGAATTGACCATCGACCAAATCGTCAGCAGCGGCCCCAACCGCCTGATCGTCTTTGAAGGAGCCGAAGACCAAATGGTGCAACTGAGCGTTGGCGTCCTCGAGCGCTTGGGAGTGGCTCAACCCCCTTGGGAGCGAGATGGAGCCGAACCCCACGTCATGCCTACCATCGATACTGACAAGCAATTGCCAACAGGCACTCCCTTGCCCGCTCCGGAACCGCGACAAGATAGAGAACCGGTGATGGAAGAAGCTTGGAGTGACGATAACTACGAAGAAACTCAACCCGAGCCGATGCGCCGGTTCGAGCAACCGCAACCGAGATACGAAGAAGCGAACTGGGGCGATGAGGCAGACGACGATGACTATCGCGAACCGAGCTATACGATTAACCCTCCCGAACCGGAAGAGACGCCAAAGGAGAGCGCCTACGAACCCAGCTATACAGAACTAAAAGAAGATGCCTGGGCCGATGATGGTAACGACGATCTTTACGATCGCCCGAAAGTCAATATCCCGGAACCGGTTAAAAATCCCGAATACGAAGGATAA
- a CDS encoding NADP-dependent isocitrate dehydrogenase: MYDKITPPTKGEKITFSEGKPIVPDCPIVPFIRGDGTGVDLWPASQKVFDAAVKAAYGGQREISWFKIYAGDEACEQYGTYQYLPEDTLNAIREYGVAIKGPLTTPIGGGIRSLNVALRQIFDLYACVRPCRYYTGTPSPHKTPEKMNVIIYRENTEDIYLGIEWYEGTELAKKLIDYLNNDLIPATPEHGKKQIRLDSGIGIKPISKTGSQRLVKRAIENALRLPKDKQMVTLVHKGNIMKYTEGAFRDWGYELATTEFRQECVTERESWILGNKEANPDISLEDNARKLEPGYDALTAEKKAEACAEVQQVLDAIWESHGDGKWKEKIMVNDRIADSIFQQLQTRPGEYSVLATMNLNGDYLSDAAAAIVGGLGMGPGANIGDSCAIFEATHGTAPKHAGLDRVNPGSVILSGVMMLEYMGWQEAADLIKKGLETAISNREVTYDLARLMEPPVETPLKCSEFADAIIKHF, encoded by the coding sequence ATGTACGATAAAATTACCCCCCCAACCAAAGGCGAAAAGATTACCTTCAGCGAAGGTAAACCTATCGTTCCCGACTGTCCGATCGTTCCCTTCATTCGCGGAGATGGTACGGGGGTAGACCTGTGGCCTGCCTCTCAGAAAGTCTTTGATGCTGCCGTAAAAGCTGCCTATGGCGGTCAGCGCGAAATTTCCTGGTTTAAAATTTATGCTGGCGACGAAGCGTGCGAGCAATACGGAACCTATCAATACTTGCCTGAAGACACCCTAAACGCCATTCGCGAATATGGCGTTGCGATCAAAGGGCCCCTCACCACCCCTATTGGCGGCGGCATTCGTTCCCTCAACGTTGCTCTGCGCCAAATCTTCGACCTCTATGCCTGCGTTCGTCCCTGTCGTTACTACACCGGAACCCCATCCCCCCACAAAACCCCAGAAAAAATGAACGTCATTATCTATCGGGAAAATACCGAAGATATTTACCTGGGTATTGAGTGGTATGAAGGCACGGAACTGGCAAAAAAACTGATCGACTATCTCAACAATGACTTAATTCCCGCGACTCCCGAGCATGGGAAAAAACAAATTCGTCTCGACTCCGGCATCGGCATTAAACCGATTAGTAAAACCGGCAGTCAGCGATTGGTCAAACGGGCGATCGAAAATGCGTTGCGCCTGCCCAAAGACAAGCAAATGGTCACCTTAGTTCATAAAGGCAATATTATGAAATACACTGAGGGAGCCTTCCGCGATTGGGGCTACGAACTGGCAACGACTGAGTTTCGCCAAGAATGCGTGACCGAGCGCGAATCCTGGATTTTGGGCAACAAAGAAGCCAATCCCGACATTAGTTTAGAAGACAATGCCCGCAAGCTAGAACCCGGTTATGATGCCCTAACGGCTGAAAAGAAAGCTGAAGCTTGTGCCGAAGTACAGCAAGTTCTCGATGCGATTTGGGAGAGTCATGGCGATGGGAAATGGAAAGAAAAAATCATGGTCAACGACCGGATTGCCGATAGCATTTTCCAACAACTGCAAACTCGTCCGGGAGAATATTCTGTCCTGGCTACGATGAACTTAAATGGCGACTATCTCTCTGATGCAGCGGCAGCGATTGTTGGCGGATTGGGCATGGGGCCCGGAGCAAATATTGGCGATAGTTGTGCCATTTTTGAAGCCACTCACGGTACGGCTCCCAAACATGCCGGTCTCGATCGCGTTAACCCCGGATCGGTCATTTTATCCGGAGTGATGATGTTAGAATATATGGGTTGGCAAGAAGCTGCCGATTTAATTAAAAAGGGTCTGGAAACGGCGATTTCCAACCGAGAAGTGACCTACGATTTAGCTCGATTGATGGAGCCTCCGGTGGAGACACCGCTGAAGTGTTCGGAGTTTGCTGACGCGATTATCAAACATTTTTAG
- a CDS encoding DUF3038 domain-containing protein produces MPSPVKSSRSPSSQLPLDRTPDPEQLDNIKAQLDLILLALEALAGIGSDAMLQAASRLDLEAVSDRVTLWRLRQASPLRKGSGGRKKLDVEEARSLVLICCELAKTHQELIRRAVGLLEQVSEDNRPPHTVSLLGDYLDRFTNTYQERMLDGEETSPDELTHLALKLLIDLLFYSGPGGPRRLWLALLDRSL; encoded by the coding sequence ATACCTTCACCTGTGAAGTCGTCGAGATCTCCATCGTCGCAACTGCCCCTCGATCGCACCCCCGATCCGGAGCAGCTCGACAACATCAAAGCCCAGCTCGACCTGATCTTGCTGGCCCTAGAAGCCTTAGCCGGTATTGGTTCTGATGCCATGCTGCAAGCCGCTTCCCGGTTAGATTTGGAGGCAGTCAGCGATCGCGTAACCCTATGGCGGTTGCGGCAAGCGAGTCCTCTGCGCAAAGGGAGTGGCGGGCGGAAAAAATTGGATGTGGAAGAAGCAAGATCCCTCGTACTCATCTGTTGCGAGCTAGCCAAAACCCATCAAGAACTCATCCGTCGCGCTGTCGGTTTGCTCGAACAAGTCAGCGAAGACAACCGCCCTCCCCATACCGTTTCCCTCCTCGGAGATTATCTCGATCGCTTCACCAATACCTATCAAGAACGGATGCTCGATGGCGAGGAAACCTCTCCCGATGAACTGACTCACTTAGCCCTAAAACTGCTCATCGACCTGCTCTTCTACTCCGGCCCCGGCGGCCCCCGTCGCCTCTGGTTAGCCCTCCTCGACCGCTCCTTGTAA
- a CDS encoding DUF4335 domain-containing protein translates to MASSVIRRYTPPTCTLEILARSSPLSRWMKQTAIKDLKFRLRFDDPRSKSESPVTVNGDRIQLETLCDTVTVYVQNFLANTPELVDNSISLEPQGLTRHCLNLSSLVPDDSELSVVLSALQLFDLAAALEQYTMDLVTLPDTTPVAKPKPTPMYGWRFAASFFISMGITATSVVWLKDFYPQPQATLETASSNVGEEVYDNPSVAQTPETPAALAEEEKLSGDAEVETFTSDEQLPPPPPPGAIAPETPPESPSDITSAPESVAIPAAPSIPPPTITEPEPAVISPPPVLLEPPPELAIVPETPDIAETEDFALESLDAASAELPDLPPAAAPAELPDLPPAAVPELPPTELDEVLPSTAARSASPPAAIASGNLFEGIPQVAEVRSYFEGRWEPPDSLSKTVEYKLTLNSDGTLQAISPLGETAATYLDRTGMPLLGDPFVSPSSGSPLPPIRVVFSPDGTVQAFPQAE, encoded by the coding sequence ATGGCTTCCTCAGTCATCCGACGCTATACTCCACCCACTTGTACTCTAGAGATCCTGGCGCGATCGTCTCCTCTTTCCCGGTGGATGAAACAAACCGCAATTAAAGATCTGAAATTTCGCTTGCGTTTCGACGACCCCCGTTCCAAGTCCGAATCTCCGGTCACAGTAAACGGCGATCGCATCCAACTCGAAACCCTCTGCGACACCGTCACCGTCTACGTGCAGAACTTTCTGGCCAACACTCCCGAACTGGTAGACAACAGCATTTCCCTCGAACCCCAAGGCCTGACTCGCCACTGCCTCAACCTCAGTTCCCTCGTCCCGGATGACAGCGAGCTATCCGTCGTGCTCAGTGCCTTACAATTGTTCGATCTGGCCGCTGCCCTCGAACAATATACGATGGATCTGGTGACTCTACCCGACACCACTCCAGTGGCAAAACCCAAGCCAACTCCCATGTACGGGTGGCGGTTTGCAGCCAGCTTTTTCATCAGTATGGGCATTACCGCTACCAGCGTTGTCTGGCTCAAAGACTTTTATCCCCAGCCCCAAGCTACCTTAGAAACCGCTAGTAGCAATGTTGGCGAAGAGGTTTACGATAACCCCTCAGTCGCTCAAACTCCGGAAACTCCAGCAGCCCTCGCAGAAGAAGAAAAGCTATCGGGAGATGCCGAAGTAGAAACCTTCACCTCCGACGAGCAACTGCCTCCCCCTCCTCCCCCAGGTGCGATCGCGCCAGAAACCCCTCCAGAGTCCCCAAGCGATATTACCTCAGCTCCCGAGTCCGTTGCCATACCCGCAGCTCCGAGTATTCCGCCTCCAACCATTACCGAACCGGAACCCGCTGTTATCTCGCCTCCTCCCGTCCTCTTAGAACCGCCACCGGAACTCGCGATCGTTCCAGAAACCCCCGACATTGCAGAAACTGAAGACTTTGCTCTCGAAAGCTTAGATGCAGCGTCCGCAGAACTGCCAGATCTCCCGCCCGCAGCAGCTCCCGCAGAACTGCCGGATCTCCCTCCCGCAGCAGTTCCCGAACTGCCTCCCACGGAACTGGATGAGGTGCTACCTTCAACCGCGGCGAGAAGTGCTTCGCCTCCCGCAGCGATCGCCAGTGGTAATTTATTTGAGGGTATTCCGCAAGTGGCCGAAGTCCGCAGCTATTTTGAGGGACGTTGGGAGCCTCCCGACAGCTTGAGTAAAACAGTTGAATATAAACTAACGCTCAATAGTGACGGAACTCTGCAAGCGATCTCTCCCCTCGGAGAAACGGCAGCCACCTATCTCGATCGCACGGGAATGCCATTATTGGGCGACCCCTTTGTCTCTCCCTCGTCAGGAAGTCCTTTACCTCCTATCCGCGTGGTCTTTTCTCCCGATGGAACAGTCCAAGCGTTTCCCCAAGCCGAGTAA
- a CDS encoding DUF3531 family protein — translation MNIEFREFNPFDVWIWVEFGMVPSDAEKLYLEEALNAWYYLGKLGGFNAENLQVQDEGLELSYMHYDRDRIETSMMAVMHNMGEFEYEGNWGRCWFDLGTSDAIAIDVLINSLSQLSKEYLSLETLIIGGINPDWPIPERSDSVFED, via the coding sequence ATGAATATTGAATTTCGCGAATTTAATCCGTTTGATGTTTGGATTTGGGTCGAGTTTGGCATGGTGCCGAGCGATGCCGAAAAGCTATACTTAGAAGAAGCTTTAAACGCCTGGTACTATTTAGGAAAACTGGGCGGATTTAATGCCGAAAACCTGCAAGTTCAGGATGAAGGACTCGAGCTGAGTTACATGCACTACGATCGCGATCGCATTGAAACTTCGATGATGGCTGTCATGCACAATATGGGCGAGTTCGAGTATGAGGGAAACTGGGGACGGTGTTGGTTCGATCTGGGGACGAGCGATGCGATCGCGATCGATGTTTTGATTAATTCTCTGTCCCAACTGAGTAAAGAATACCTGAGTCTCGAAACCCTGATTATCGGTGGGATTAATCCAGATTGGCCGATTCCAGAGCGATCGGATTCTGTATTTGAAGACTAA
- a CDS encoding NUDIX hydrolase, whose product MAKSRKIRAIALGLIQDGDRLLLSEGYDPHRKQTFYRALGGGIEFGETSRQALEREFMEELQAELTEIEYLACLENIFTYNNRPGHEIIQLYRAQLVNRELYQQDVIPFLENTRSKTARWVDLQTCKSGELRVVPATFLHYC is encoded by the coding sequence ATGGCAAAATCGCGCAAAATTCGAGCAATAGCTCTCGGCTTAATTCAAGATGGCGATCGCCTTTTACTTTCTGAAGGGTACGATCCTCATCGCAAGCAAACCTTCTACCGCGCATTAGGTGGAGGAATTGAGTTTGGCGAAACCTCTCGACAAGCTCTCGAACGAGAATTTATGGAAGAATTGCAAGCGGAATTAACCGAGATTGAATACTTAGCGTGTTTAGAGAATATTTTTACCTATAATAACCGTCCCGGTCACGAAATAATTCAACTCTATCGCGCCCAATTAGTAAACCGAGAACTCTACCAACAAGACGTTATTCCGTTCCTGGAAAACACTCGATCTAAGACGGCTCGTTGGGTCGATCTACAAACCTGTAAATCGGGCGAACTTCGGGTAGTTCCCGCCACTTTCTTGCACTATTGTTAG
- a CDS encoding ABC transporter ATP-binding protein yields the protein MSQTATNPVTREANSELDVELRKVFKVFGSETAVRGVNLAIRQGEFFSILGPSGCGKTTTLRLIAGFETPSAGDLLLQGQSVNSVPPYRRPVNTVFQSYALFGHMNVSENIAFGLRLKKLTRSQIEDRVQEALRLVKMEAFASRLPKQMSGGQQQRVALARALVNRPAVLLLDEPLGALDLKLRKEMQVELSNLHQELGLTFVMVTHDQEEALSLSERIAIMRDGKIEQVGSPSEIYNRPISPFVADFIGDTNLFRGRRVQSHSGAVEVKTENGLNMWAALSEQGTSAGDRLVVSVRPEKIHLTATPPESDRNCFPGMLKHSMFMGTHIQCVVELRSGDLLTVAQPARNGSGDSEVFANGEGPLYVHWQMADCLALAE from the coding sequence ATGTCTCAGACAGCAACAAATCCAGTTACCAGAGAAGCCAATAGCGAATTGGACGTTGAGTTGCGCAAAGTCTTTAAAGTCTTTGGCTCGGAAACCGCAGTGCGAGGCGTCAACTTAGCCATCCGCCAAGGAGAGTTTTTTAGCATTCTCGGCCCCTCCGGATGCGGGAAAACCACCACCCTGCGATTGATTGCCGGATTTGAAACGCCCTCTGCCGGAGACTTGCTGCTGCAAGGGCAGTCGGTGAACTCCGTACCTCCTTATCGCCGGCCGGTGAATACCGTCTTCCAAAGTTATGCTTTGTTCGGACATATGAATGTGTCGGAAAATATTGCCTTTGGACTGCGCCTGAAAAAATTGACGCGATCGCAAATTGAAGACCGGGTGCAAGAAGCCCTGCGCTTGGTGAAAATGGAAGCCTTTGCCAGTCGGTTGCCGAAACAGATGTCGGGAGGACAGCAGCAACGGGTGGCTCTGGCGCGGGCGTTGGTGAACCGGCCGGCGGTATTGTTGCTGGACGAACCCCTCGGAGCGCTGGATCTGAAGTTGCGCAAAGAAATGCAGGTGGAGCTATCGAATCTCCATCAGGAGTTGGGATTGACGTTTGTCATGGTGACTCACGATCAGGAAGAGGCTCTGTCCCTATCCGAGCGCATTGCCATTATGCGGGATGGGAAAATCGAACAGGTGGGGTCCCCCAGCGAAATTTACAATCGACCCATCAGTCCGTTTGTGGCTGATTTTATTGGCGATACGAACCTATTTCGCGGCCGCCGGGTGCAGAGTCATTCCGGAGCGGTTGAGGTGAAAACCGAGAATGGGTTAAATATGTGGGCAGCCCTATCGGAGCAGGGGACGAGTGCTGGAGACCGCCTGGTGGTGAGCGTTCGTCCGGAGAAAATTCACCTGACGGCAACGCCTCCGGAGAGCGATCGCAATTGTTTTCCCGGTATGCTCAAACACAGCATGTTTATGGGCACTCATATTCAATGCGTGGTGGAATTGCGATCGGGGGATTTATTGACGGTGGCACAACCGGCGCGCAATGGTTCTGGGGACTCAGAAGTCTTTGCCAATGGCGAGGGGCCGCTCTACGTCCATTGGCAGATGGCAGATTGTTTAGCTCTTGCAGAATAA
- a CDS encoding ABC transporter substrate-binding protein, producing the protein MSHQDWSSRDSQFREYPSPRCNRRRFLQGGSAALAGLGLSSCGWTLANVQTTQGEPRGDRDRLYIYTWAGYTDDDLLAQFEAQTGIRAIADVFDSNEAMLAKILAGGGAAYSIIYPGDYMVTKMIEDGLLMPLDLARIEGLNQLFDNYQNPSYDPGNQHSIPVSWGTTGLIYNRQSLGSDPENWDYLWNNQSQLLRQVTMLNDVREVMGATLKHLGYSLNSANPDEIKEAYDALVNLKPAIASFTSDAWRPQILTGDLKIAMGYSVDASEIMEEDENLGYVIPSNGGSLWTDTLAIPKTAPNPDAAYAWINFMLQPAVAAEITKRLSFATANRVAYEQLPEEIQTDPTLFPDTATLAECETIAPVPDDISQLYDRYWTQLTSG; encoded by the coding sequence ATGAGTCACCAGGATTGGTCTAGTCGGGATTCTCAGTTTCGGGAGTATCCCTCCCCCAGGTGCAACCGGCGTCGGTTCTTGCAGGGAGGTTCGGCGGCCCTGGCGGGTTTGGGGTTGTCTTCTTGCGGGTGGACCCTGGCGAACGTGCAAACGACTCAAGGAGAGCCGAGAGGCGATCGCGATCGCCTGTATATTTATACTTGGGCGGGTTATACCGATGACGATTTGCTGGCTCAGTTTGAAGCGCAAACGGGGATTCGGGCGATCGCCGATGTCTTTGATTCTAATGAGGCCATGCTAGCCAAAATTCTCGCGGGGGGCGGTGCGGCTTATAGCATTATCTATCCCGGCGATTATATGGTGACCAAGATGATCGAGGATGGGTTATTAATGCCCTTAGATCTGGCGCGCATCGAAGGTTTAAATCAGTTATTTGATAATTATCAAAACCCCTCTTACGATCCGGGAAATCAACACAGCATTCCCGTAAGTTGGGGCACGACGGGGTTAATTTACAATCGCCAGTCTTTGGGTTCGGATCCGGAAAATTGGGATTATTTATGGAACAACCAGTCGCAATTGTTGCGCCAGGTGACCATGCTCAATGACGTGCGCGAGGTCATGGGCGCCACATTGAAGCATTTGGGCTATTCCCTGAACTCGGCAAATCCCGATGAGATTAAGGAAGCCTATGACGCATTGGTGAATTTGAAACCGGCGATCGCATCTTTTACTTCCGACGCGTGGCGGCCGCAAATTTTGACCGGCGATCTAAAAATTGCCATGGGATATTCTGTCGATGCCAGCGAAATTATGGAAGAGGACGAGAATTTGGGGTATGTTATTCCCAGCAATGGCGGTTCCCTCTGGACGGATACCCTCGCTATCCCGAAAACGGCGCCGAATCCGGATGCGGCTTATGCTTGGATTAATTTTATGTTACAACCCGCGGTAGCGGCGGAAATTACCAAGCGGTTGAGTTTTGCCACGGCCAACCGAGTCGCTTACGAGCAGCTTCCCGAGGAGATTCAAACCGATCCGACTCTATTCCCGGATACAGCAACTTTAGCTGAATGCGAGACCATTGCGCCAGTTCCCGACGATATTTCCCAGTTGTACGATCGCTATTGGACTCAGTTAACCAGCGGATAA